From Caretta caretta isolate rCarCar2 chromosome 9, rCarCar1.hap1, whole genome shotgun sequence, one genomic window encodes:
- the TENT5D gene encoding terminal nucleotidyltransferase 5D gives MTEDLDHRFSSLTWDQIKILDQVLTEVIPIHGRGNFPTLEVKPKDIIHVVKEQLTEKQITVRDIRLNGSTASHILVKQNGTSYKDLDIIFGVELPSEQEFQVVKEAVLNCLLDFLPKCVNKEKITAQTMKDAYVQKMVKVSTDHDRWSLISLSNNSGKNVELKFVNSLRRQFEFSVDSFQIILDSMLNVYSDTECELREDLHPTIIAESMYGDFNEAMDHLKYKLISTRNPEEIRGGGLLKYSNLLVRDFKPADEAEIKSLERYMCSRFFIDFPDVAEQQRKIESYLRNHFIGEEKSKYDYLMTLRGVVNESTVCLMGHERRQTLNMITILALKVLGEQNIIPNAANVTCYYQPAPYISDRNFSNYYVAHGQPPIIYQPYPFHIQMQSGMV, from the coding sequence ATGACTGAGGATTTAGATCACAGATTCAGTAGTCTCACTTGGGATCAGATAAAAATACTGGATCAAGTATTAACTGAGGTAATACCCATTCATGGAAGAGGAAATTTTCCAACACTAGAGGTAAAGCCAAAGGATATCATTCATGTCGTAAAGGAGCAGCTTACTGAGAAGCAAATCACTGTTAGAGACATCCGCCTGAATGGTTCAACAGCTAGTCACATCCTTGTGAAACAGAATGGAACTAGCTACAAAGACCTGGACATCATTTTTGGTGTTGAACTACCAAGTGAACAAGAATTTCAGGTTGTTAAGGAGGCAGTTCTGAATTGCCTACTGGACTTTTTACCAAAATGTGTCAATAAAGAAAAGATCACTGCTCAGACTATGAAGGATGCATATGTGCAAAAGATGGTCAAAGTGTCCACTGATCATGACCGCTGGAGCCTCATCTCATTGTCAAACAACAGTGGGAAGAATGTAGAACTAAAATTTGTAAACTCACTCAGACGACAGTTTGAATTTAGCGTTGACTCCTTTCAAATAATACTGGACTCCATGTTAAATGTTTACAGTGATACGGAATGTGAATTGAGAGAAGACTTACATCCCACCATTATTGCAGAGAGCATGTATGGAGACTTCAATGAGGCAATGGACCATTTAAAATACAAACTTATTTCCACAAGGAACCCTGAAGAAATCAGAGGTGGAGGCCTTCTGAAATACAGCAACCTTCTGGTTCGTGACTTTAAGCCAGCAGATGAGGCTGAAATTAAATCTTTAGAACGTTATATGTGTTCCAGATTCTTCATTGATTTTCCTGATGTGGCTGAGCAGCAAAGGAAAATTGAGTCATATTTGCGCAACCATTTCATTGGGGAAGAAAAGAGCAAGTATGACTACCTGATGACTCTGCGTGGAGTTGTAAATGAGAGCACAGTCTGTCTCATGGGACATGAACGACGACAAACTCTAAACATGATTACAATTCTCGCTTTAAAAGTACTTGGAGAACAAAACATCATCCCCAATGCAGCCAACGTAACATGCTACTATCAGCCCGCTCCATATATCAGTGACAGGAACTTCAGCAATTACTATGTTGCTCATGGACAGCCACCTATCATCTATCAGCCATATCCATTTCATATACAAATGCAAAGTGGAATGGTTTAG